The stretch of DNA TATCGGCGGAAGTAACTTTGTTGTTGGAGAATTTTTAGAAAAAAATTTGGAGATTTACAGATAAGTCGTATATTTGCACCACTCTAAACGAGAAAACAAGTATAGAGGGTTCTTAGCTCAGTTGGTTCAGAGCATCTGGTTTACACCCAGAGGGTCGGGGGTTCGAATCCCTCAGGACCCACAAAGGTTACTGAAGCCTTTCAAAAAAATTCAGGGCTCTTAGCTCAGTTGGTTCAGAGCATCTGGTTTACACCCAGAGGGTCGGGGGTTCGAATCCCTCAGGGCCCACAGAAAATCTCTCAAGAAATTGGGAGATTTTTCTTTTTCTATCCTATGCTGTCAACAAGACAATTAAGGCATTCTTTCCAACAACAACCCAAGTTTGTAAAGATCGAGATACCGAAGACTTCCGGTACCTTTTAAAAGATGGTTTTTTAACACCCTTTTTCCCGCTGTAAAAAATAATTTGAAAAACAACCTCAAAGGCTGATTTTTCAACACTTTGTAAGCCTTTACCAGTTTAACTTCAGAAAGCCGCCCACTCAACTGTTTATTTTTAAGCATATTGGATAAGCTTTCAACAGACTCTTTTACTTTTTCAAGATAAAGTTGGTTATTTTCTACATCATTATTAAAAATAGGATTTTCAATATGATCAATTTTAATATTCTCCGCCCGCAGGTCCATTGCAAAAAGTAGATCTTCATACCCGTATTTTTGAAACTCGGAATTAAAACGAACTTTTTGTAAGGTCTCTTTTTTAATGATAAAATTATTGGTTTGAAAACTTAAATAAGGATTTTCTAAGCGCTTATTAACTGGTAAATTTTCACGTTCTATTGCGAATTTCCACCTTAGATAATGATCCTGATCCGGAAATGATTCTGAAACTTTTCTGCCTCCATATATTACCTGTGTAGTGGAGTTATTAACAATAAATGAAATATAATTTTCTAAAAAATTCTTCTCAATTATTTTTCCGTCACAATCCAGAAAAAGCAAATAATCCCCTCCAGAATAATCCAGAAAAAGATTGCGGATTCTGGATCGGCCTATATTTTTTTCAAGAAAGATAAAATGATCTGCTTCTTGTTGAAGTCCACGGTTGATATCAATAAATTTTTCATCTGAAGCATCGTCTATTAAAAGAATTTCTGCATTCAGGTTTTTCTCTGAAATTTCGTTCTTGAGATCATTCACCAATTCACCTACCTCGAAGTTATACACAGGAATACAGATGGAGATTTTCATCAATTATATTTTTTCAATAATTTTCTGAATATCCAGCTCTTCCAGACATGCCCAATCTCCCCGATAGCATTCTTTATCGCCAAATACGGAACACGGTCTACATGTTAAATCTTTAATCTGTACGACATCATTCTCACTCTGTCCAAATCCTAAAAACCCTGCATATGGATGCGTTGCCCCCCATATAGAAACACAACGTGTACCTACAAGACTAGCCAAATGCATATTCGCAGAATCCATCGAAATCATCAGTTCCAATTCTGCTATTTTATTGAGTTCTTCTTTAAGGTTCAATTTTCCGGATAAGCTTTTGGTATTGGGAATTTCAGTTTCCCATCTTTCAAGAGTTTCCGTTTCTTTTTTCCCGCCTCCAAAGAAGTACACCATTTCCCTCTTGGCCAAAACTCTCGCCAGCTCATAAGATTTCTCTAAAGGGAGCATTTTCCCTTTGTGCTGAGCGAAAGGAGCAAATCCTATTCCTGATTTTTTCTGAGAACCTGGTCTCAGCTGATCGGACAGTTTTACCTCAAAGCCCATTTCTCTGAAAACATCAGCATAACGTTCAACCGTTCTTTTCAGCTGGATTTTATCCAGATTCCAGATATCTGTAAGCTTTTCTTTCTCCTCTTTCCCTTTATCTATTTTGAATACTTTATATCCCTTTCTCCTGTAGATTTTATCCAAGACCTTAGTCCTGATCACATCATGAAGATTGGCTATATAATCCGGATGGAATTCTTTTATAAGTTCATTGGCCAATCTGTTCAGTCCAAAAAAACCTTTATAATCATCCAGATTAATTCCTTTAAATATAATATTCGGAATATCCGAGAACAGGCTTTCAAAATTCTTCCGGGAAACCATAATAATTTCCACATCCGGATTTTGTTCAAGAAACTCACGAAAAACCGGCGCTGTCATTGCAACATCACCAAAAGCAGAAAAACGGTATGCTAAAATTCTGGTCACAACTACGACTTGAGTTGATAGGCAACCGCATAAAATTTAATTTGTTTGGTCATTGCCATTAAACCATTGGCTCTGGATGGAGAAAGAAACTCCTGAAGCCCTATTTCCGAAATAAACTCAAAATCTGAGTCTAAAATTTCCTGTGTAGAATGTCCACTGTAAATACTTACCAATAATGAAACAATCCCTTTTGGTAAAATCCCGTCAGAATCTGCATTAAAGAAAAGTTTCCCGTCTTTGAATTCAGCATCGATCCAAACTTTACTCTGGCAGCCTTTAATAAGGTTGTCATCTGTTTTCTTATCTTCAGAAAGTCCTTTTAAGTCTTTTCCAAGGTCAATAATATATTCATACTTCTGCTCCCAATCTTCAAGAAACGCAAATTCATCGATTATTTCCTGCTGTTTTTCTTTAATGGTCATCTTTTAACTATTTCTTTGTGCAAAGATAGCCAATTTTGTAAAGTTTTTTTATTGTGATGCTTTTTGGAAAACTTCCAGCAGTTTTACTTCTTCATTTTCCCAGCAGAGAAGTTCTGACGCTTTTTCCAATTCGTCTTGATATTTCCCCCTGCCTCTGTCCAAAACCAGAGTTATAGCCCTTGCAATACTTTCAGGCTGATGGTCTTTGATTATTTCCCCAACATTAAATTGTTCTTTGATTCTCTTCATTTCCGGAAAGTCTGCCAAAATCAAAGGGACTCTTGCCTGGATACAGTCTAATACCTTATTAGGCAGAGAGTATAAATAACTGTCTCCTCCATTTTCCTCAATACTCAATCCTGCATCTGCTAAAAGCGTTACCTTTCTTAAGTCCTCGGGTTTTAATTTCCCCAGAAACTTAACTTTATGTTGTAGATTTTCACGAATTACCAAATCTTCGAATTCTCTTTTTTGGGGACCATCACCCGCAATTTTAAAAATAACCCCTTCCAGACGGTGCATTGCCAAAATGGCTTTATCAATTCCCCTGAACGGATTTAGAGCGCCTTGATATAAAATGATCTTCGGATTATTTTCAGGGATTTGTAAGGTAAAACTGATTCTTTTTGGTGCATTCTGTACAACAACAGGGTTTACGTGATACCTTTTTTGAAACCACTCTGCATAACTTTTGCTTGCAGTGATCATCAATCTGATTTCAGGAAGAATTTTCTTTTCCAGGTATCGCCAGAGTTTTTGTGACATTTTGCCCTGAATTGCCGGCATCTCAGAAAAAATTTCATGACTGTCAAAAACCAGAGGAATCTTAAATTCTTTGGAGACAAGATAGTTAGGAAGCAATGCATCAACATCATTTGCATGCAGT from Chryseobacterium piperi encodes:
- a CDS encoding glycosyltransferase family 2 protein; amino-acid sequence: MKISICIPVYNFEVGELVNDLKNEISEKNLNAEILLIDDASDEKFIDINRGLQQEADHFIFLEKNIGRSRIRNLFLDYSGGDYLLFLDCDGKIIEKNFLENYISFIVNNSTTQVIYGGRKVSESFPDQDHYLRWKFAIERENLPVNKRLENPYLSFQTNNFIIKKETLQKVRFNSEFQKYGYEDLLFAMDLRAENIKIDHIENPIFNNDVENNQLYLEKVKESVESLSNMLKNKQLSGRLSEVKLVKAYKVLKNQPLRLFFKLFFTAGKRVLKNHLLKGTGSLRYLDLYKLGLLLERMP
- a CDS encoding glycosyltransferase family 9 protein produces the protein MTRILAYRFSAFGDVAMTAPVFREFLEQNPDVEIIMVSRKNFESLFSDIPNIIFKGINLDDYKGFFGLNRLANELIKEFHPDYIANLHDVIRTKVLDKIYRRKGYKVFKIDKGKEEKEKLTDIWNLDKIQLKRTVERYADVFREMGFEVKLSDQLRPGSQKKSGIGFAPFAQHKGKMLPLEKSYELARVLAKREMVYFFGGGKKETETLERWETEIPNTKSLSGKLNLKEELNKIAELELMISMDSANMHLASLVGTRCVSIWGATHPYAGFLGFGQSENDVVQIKDLTCRPCSVFGDKECYRGDWACLEELDIQKIIEKI
- a CDS encoding SufE family protein: MTIKEKQQEIIDEFAFLEDWEQKYEYIIDLGKDLKGLSEDKKTDDNLIKGCQSKVWIDAEFKDGKLFFNADSDGILPKGIVSLLVSIYSGHSTQEILDSDFEFISEIGLQEFLSPSRANGLMAMTKQIKFYAVAYQLKS
- a CDS encoding glycosyltransferase; amino-acid sequence: MKKKIITSAFSNLFTDQRIEKVCKTLHDNGYVIELIGNDWGGAQEMERPYPFSRIPLRSKSLKTAYFEFNWKLYQALKKRVDKNTILHANDVDALLPNYLVSKEFKIPLVFDSHEIFSEMPAIQGKMSQKLWRYLEKKILPEIRLMITASKSYAEWFQKRYHVNPVVVQNAPKRISFTLQIPENNPKIILYQGALNPFRGIDKAILAMHRLEGVIFKIAGDGPQKREFEDLVIRENLQHKVKFLGKLKPEDLRKVTLLADAGLSIEENGGDSYLYSLPNKVLDCIQARVPLILADFPEMKRIKEQFNVGEIIKDHQPESIARAITLVLDRGRGKYQDELEKASELLCWENEEVKLLEVFQKASQ